The following DNA comes from Alphaproteobacteria bacterium HT1-32.
GCTGCGCAGCGGTGTGTGGCTTCGCGATGGCGGTCGGCAACTTTCACAATGCACCGTGGGCATTGTCGGCTTCGGCCATATCGGACGGGATGTTGCTGCCCTGCTGAAACCGCTGGGCTGCCGGATACTGGTCAGTGAAATCCTGCCTGTTGCCGATGCCATCCGGACTGCCGGGTGCGAGCCGGTCACATTTGATGAACTGATCGCGAAAAGTGATATTGTCACGATCCACACACCACTGACCCGCAAGACAGAGGGCATGATGTGCAAACCCGTTTTCCGTGCCATGAAGGACAATGCGATCCTGATCAATACGGCCCGCGGTGAAATTGTTGTCGAAAAGGATCTGAAGCAGGCACTCCGGGAACGCTGGATCGGCGGCGCGGCGCTGGATGTCTACAATACCGAACCCGTTACCGACACAGAACTTCTGGCATTTGAGAACATGGCCTTCACACCGCATATCGGCGGTAATACCATCGAGGCCGTAACCGCGATGGGACAAAGCGCGATCTCGCATCTCCACGATTATTTCAGCGACTGATGCGGCCTCGCCACACCTGGCCTATTTCACGGGTTCTGGCGATCGCATTTTGCCTGCTGATCATTCTGTCGGTCGGCGGCATGACAGCTTTCAGCCTGAGCACCCTGCAACAGGCAACGCAGGACCAGATTTCCAAGCGGGCGTCTCAGGATATCGAGGCCACGGTTGAGCGTTTGCGCGACCAGTTACAGCCTGCCCGAAATCAGGTCGAACGCATCGCAAAACTGCTGTCGGACAAACGCCTCTATCCGGACGAAAAATCGCAACTGACCGACGTTCTGCAGGGTGCTCTGGTCGCAACGCCGCATATCAATGCGGTGCTGGTTGTCGAGCCGGATTTCCGGGCCCTGATTGCGTTACAGGAGCAACCGAGTGACGCCAGCGTGATCTTCAGCAATGAAGAGAACAATCCGGTTATCCGGCGGGCCATGACACAAGCCAGAACCTCTGACGAAGCCTTCTGGGGGACACCGATTTATGTCCCTGAAGTTGGCACACTGATCAACGTGGTAAAGGCCTTCAGGATCGACGGTGAATTTGCGGGTTTCGTGGCCTCCACCGTAAAGGTTACGGAGCTGTCTGCGCAGATGGCGAACAGAAGGTCCGAAATAACGACAGGCACCTTCATCCTGTGGAACAGTGACCGGATGCTTGCCCATGCAAAAATGACGGATCCGCATGGTTTTGGCATCAGCCAGGACAAACCACTGCCCCTTGTTGCAGATGTTGGAGACCCGGTTGTCACGGCTTTCGTCGGCAATCAGTTCATGGTGACTGATCTGTTCAGTCCTGAAACCTACCCCAATCTGAAAGTGATCGAGCTTCCCGGCAGGGACTGGCCCTATATCATTGCCTATCGGGATATTCAGGAATTTGGCCAGCCGGTCTGGACTGTCGGTGTTTATGTCAACGGCGAGGCCTTCAACGCTGAACGCTGGTTGCTGACAACTGTCGGACTGGCAGGCGGCGGTGTACTGATACTGGGCATCATTGCCGCATTATGGCTCGGGATGCGCATATCACGTCCCGTACAACTGCTGGCGGAAACCGCCGAGCAGATCGCCGTGCAGGATCCGGAACATATCGAACCGATGAGACCCAGCCGGATCCGCGAACTCGATCAGGCCAGCGATGCCTTCAACCGGATGATTGCCGGTCTGAAAGACCGGGCCTTTTTGCGGGCGACCTTTGGCAAGTATGTTCCGGAAAGTGTCGCCAGTCAGATTCTTGAAAACCGGACTTTCGTGCAGGAACCCCGGTTACGAAACGCAACGGTGATGTTTACCGACATCGCCGGTTTCACAACCTTGTGCGAAAATCTCACTCCGGCACAGACCATTGAGGTGCTGAACGATTATTTCTCTGCCGTTGTCGAGCCCATCGAAGCCAACGGAGGTGTGATCCAGCAGTATCAGGGCGATGCCATGCTGGCGACATTCAATATCCCGACGGATCGTCCGGGGCATGCAGATGATGCCGTGAAGGCCGCAATCCGGATTGAACAGATTCTGTCTGAACGGACATTCGGCCCCGGCATCCCCATCAAGACACGTATCGGTATCAATACCGGAGATATCGTTGGTGGCACCGTCGGTGCCGGCGGGCGGCTGGGCTATACCGTGCATGGCGACCCGGTGAATATTGCAGCCCGGCTGGAAGTCATGAACAAGGATCTCGGAACCCTGGTCCTGATTTCAGATGCCACCCGGCGCCAGATAACAATTCCCGTCGAATTCGAGATGATGGGTGAGCTCGGCATTCGCGGAAAACAGCATACCGTTACCGTTTATTCGATCTTAAAACATCAGCTGTCGCACCAGCAGGAAACTGCCGGCGACGACCAGTGAACCGGCAAGTATCAGGCGCAGGACGGACGGGTCCCGCCCGGTGATCAGTGCCGCGCCAAGGCGCAGCCCCGCAGCCATCGCAACCGCCAGAATGATCGTCACCGGCCAGATGATCCTGTCTTCTGACAGATGTGCCACAATGGCACTGCCGGATATCGGAATCTGAATGATCTGTGAGACCGCAACGATGGCCAGCGCTGGCTGACCGATCGCCACCAGCAACGGCACCATTGTCACCGGGCCGCCGGTACCGGACAGACCGGACACCACACCAACAATCAGCCCGATAAGCGTAAAGGCGGCGGCTCCCGGCTGCCATCCCCGGAACAGAGGCGCTGATTTGCGAAAACTGTTGAGACCGGTCACCACCATCAGCACCGCGATGCCGATCGCGACAATTTCGGGACGGATCGCAGCAACGGCAACTGACCCCGCCCAGGCGCCGGGCGCGGCTCCCAGCGAAAGCCAGCCCGCCATTCGCCAGTCCATCGCACCCTGCCGGGTATAAATGACCGTCCCCGCCAGCCCGACAAAAATGAAGGCGGCGATGCTGGTTGCAATGGCAACAATCACCGGAAAGCCCGCGACGGAAATCAGGTAGGGGGCCAGAACCACACCGCCAATGCCGGTTGCCCCGATCGCAATGCCGACAGCAACGGCAAAGGCCGCCAGCCAGACGTAATCCAACGCCGTCCATTCAATTCCTGTCATCGTACCCTTGCTGTCCAAGCTTTAATCGGCATATTCCCGGTACCCTGCGGTTCATTGCACCGCGCCCGCTGAGGAGCCGATCATCGTGATCCGACCATGACCATTCTGGTAACAGGCGCAACCGGATTTGTCGGTGCCGCTGTCGCGCGGGCGCTGATCGCCGACGGCAATGATCTGCGGCTGATTGCCCGCACCGGTTCCGACCGGCGAAATCTGGACGGGTTGCAGGCAGAAATTGTCGAAGCCGACCTCACCGATTCACGCAGCCTCAGGGCCGCGGTGAAAGGTTGTCAGGCGGTTTTCCACGTCGCTGCGGATTACCGGCTCTGGGCACCGGACCCGCGCCCCATGTTCACCGCCAATGTGGACGGCACGGTCAATTTGTTCCGGGCCAGCGCCGAAGCAGGCGTCGACCGCATGGTCTACACCTCCAGCGTCGCTGTTCTGGGCCTGCACAAATCGGCAGAGCCATCTGACGAAAATACGGCATCAACCCGCGCCGACATGATCGGCCCTTACAAGCAGTCAAAGTTTGATGCGGAAAAAGCAGTTGATGAACTGGTGGAACGGGACGGGATGAACATTGTCATCGTCAATCCATCAACCCCCATCGGCCCCCGGGATGTAAAGCCGACCCCGACCGGACGGATGATCGTCGAGGCGGCTGCCGGACGAATGCCGGCTTTTGTCGATACCGGCCTGAATATCGTGCATGTGGATGATGTTGCCGCCGGTCACCTGCTGGCCTGGAAAAACGGCCGCGCCGGACGACGCTATATTCTCGGCGGTGATAATCTCAGTCTTGCAGAAATTCTTGGCATCGTCGCACGGCAGCAGGGCCGGAAACCGCCAACGGTAAGCCTGCCGCATAACCTCATCCTGCCTTTCGCCTGGTGCGCCGAGCAGATTGCACGACTGACGGGTAAAGAACCCTTTGCAACCGTCGACGGCCTCAACATGGCTAAAAAGAAAATGTGGTTTACCAGTGCCAGAGCTGAAGCCGAACTGGGTTACACCCATCGCCCCGCCCCCGACGCGATCCATGATGCCATCATCTGGTTCCAGCAAAACGGATATCTGACATGAGCCATAATACCTATATCCATCGCGCCGTGCGCGGTCTGGTGCGCCCGCTGGTCAACACACCGGTGACCCCGAATCAGATCACCACACTTCGTCTGGCTGCGGGTATCGGGGCGACGGTCCTGTTCGCAACCGGCGAGACGGCAAACTGGACCTGGGGAGGCTGGTTATTCATCCTCTCCATGGTTCTCGACCGGGCTGATGGCGAACTGGCCCGCCAGTCCGGCAAGAAATCCCCGTTCGGACACAAATATGATCTGTTCAGCGATGCCTTCTGCAATGCCCTCGCTTTCATCGGCCTTGGGGTCGGTCTGCGGGCCGGGTCATACGGCGAATGGTCAATCGTCATGGGTACAGCCGCCGGGCTGGCCGTTGCCTTCATTTTCTGGCTCGTCACCCGGATGGAAGCCATCGAAGGCGAACGTGCAGGGGAAGTAACCGGCTTCAAGGGGATCGACCCGGATGACGGCATGTTTGCGGTGCCTGTCCTGATCCTTCTCGGGTTTCAGGACATCCTGCTGCTGCTGGCAGTTGTTGGCGCACCAACCTTCGCCCTGGTTCTCGCGCTCAAGTTCCGGCGTGCATTTCGCAAATAATTCGCAGAATGCAATTTGTCTGGTCAAAAGACTTTTGCATTTTGCGAGCGATTCTTTGATGCATATTTCACACTGTCGACAATAGACAAGAAAACCCAAATAAATTCATAAAATTCAACGACTTAAAATTTACGACTGAATTCTGTAATTCTGGCATGACACCTGCACTCACAAGAACAGATCGACGGCTGGTGCGCCTGCCCTACCCCTCTAGTGCTGGTCGTTGATCTCGGGATACGGCGTGACTAGTCGCTGACCGAGGTTGAGGCCTGGTGAATTCGTTCACCAGGCCTTTTCTTTACCAGCTTTCAGGGTGCCAGAGTCCGGCCCGGTGTCATCAGTCGAATTTGATCAGGCCCTGCAGGTCCGCCAGATTTTCCAGCACATGAAAACAGTCTTCAATCAGGTCTTCCGGCAGGTGGGCAATATCCGGAATCGCGACGACGGACAGGCCCGCCGCCACGGCAGAACGAACCCCGTTCGCAGAATCTTCGATTGCGAGACACCGCTCCGGCACACCGCCTATCCTGCTGACCGCCGTCAGATAGGGTTCCGGATGCGGTTTTGTTGAGCGTACATCTTCCTGTGTGACAATGGTTCTGAACGCACTGACCAGCCCATGTGGTGCAAGGTGACGGTCAATGGAGATCCGCCGTGACGAAGTTGCAATCGCCAGCGGCAAGCCTGCTGTGGCAAAGACTTCAATCAGGTCGCCCACACCCGGTTTCAATGGAACCCCGGCTTTCAGACGTTCCTCCACCGCTTCCCGGCTGACCCGGTCGAATTCGGCAGGGTCAAAATCAGGTCCGAAAAAAACCGCCGCTTTTTCGATCGCTGCCGGAAAGCTCAGACCGAGCAGGCTACGAAAAAACTCGGCATCAGAGCGCAGGCTGAGAGCCTCGGCAGCATCCATCCAGACCGCATGATAGATTCGTTCGGAATCCAGAATCGTGCCATCAAGGTCGAAGACAACACCGTCATAATCATCCAGGCGCATCAATCTGCTTTCCGGCTGCGAAGAGGATGCCGGGTGATAACCGCTGTCATCCCCTGCTTCAAGCAGCCACGGCCCCGCCACTGACCGCGCCCAGCAATAAAGCCAGTCCCATCAGCATCACCAGCACTGCTCCCGCCGCCCCCAGATACCGGCTCACCTTGCCGCCTCCGCCTTGCGGCAGCAGGCGAAACAGGCCGCGCTGTGCCGCAATCGCGCCCAGCCCGATCAGACCGATGGTAATGGCAACGCCAAGTCCCATGAACAGAGTTGCGACAACCCCCAGCAGAAACACCCCGTTCGCCAGTGTAAACAGCAGGACCAGAATGGCCCCGGTACAGGGACGCAACCCGGACGCAAGAGACAACCCGACGATATTGCCCCGGTCCGGCACGCCTTCAGTCGGCCCGTCCCCGCCATCTGTTCTGTCATGATGGTGGTGATGGTTGTGATCGTGGTGATGATGGTGGTGGTCCCCATGTTCATGGTCATGCCGGTGCCCGCAGGCATCGCGACCGCGCAGAATATTGACCAGCATGAACAATCCGACGGCGACAACGATGACATAACTGCCAATCTCGATCGTGGTTGCCATACCGATAACGTCGCGGGATGTCGCACCCAGCAGCCAGGACAGGCCGCCGACAATCAGGATCGCTGACAATGCCTGAACGAGGGCGATACCGGCAGCCAGCGCCAGCCCGCTCGACAATCGTCCGCGCCGGGTCAGGAAATAGGTGACGGTTACCATTTTGCCATGCCCCGGTCCGGCGGCATGGAATATCCCGTACAGGAACGAGAGAAAGATAACGCTGACAGCCCCGGCCAGCCCGACGCCCCCCTGCTGGCCTGAAACCGCCGTACGGAGTTCCCGGGAAAAGCGGTTCTGATAGGCCGCAATCTCACGCCCCAGCGTGACCAGCGGCCCCGGCAGCCAGCTTTCATCTTGTGTAACCGTTTCTGCGGATTTACCTGCACCCGGCCCGAAATAGCCCTGCGCATATGCCTGCTCACCCACCCCCGCAGCAAAAAGCAGGAACAGACTAACTGCCAGTGCAGCGAATTTGAGCCTTCCGGGGGAACAGCATGCCGGAATAGTAAGGTCGTTCCGGCGCATCCTGCAGGCTCGCGTTGCAGCTTTCCGGAACGACGGGACGATCCGCGACAAACTGGAAATCCACGTAATTTTCCGTGTCATAGACAAACAGGTCCCATTTGCTGGTTTGTGCCGCCGGCAGGTCGGCAAATGTCAGGGTAAACTGATAGGTAACAACCCCATCCTCCGCAACAGCGGTAAAGCTGCCGGCACCGGTCGGCTTGTGGTCGCGCCCGCCTGCCACCACAACCGTGAAATAATGTCCGCCCTCCAGCGCCTTGAAGGCGGTATCCCGCATGGCCGAGATTTCTGAGTCCGTCAGCTTCCCGTCCTTGTTCTGGTCAAAATCTTCCAGCAATGCCGACGACAGAAATTCATCCATCCGCCAGCGCATCACCAGTTCCAGTGGCTTGCCCGGCGCACTTGCCATCTCTGCCGCAACATCTATCCAGACATGTGGATGGGCCGCCACCGGCACAGAAAATCCGGCCAGATAAAACACTGAAACAAGAATGAAACGCATGAAGCTCATGCCCGGATCGTAATCTCAAACAGAGCGGTCTTCCAGTCCCCACTCGCTTTATCCGAGACAGGATGCAAATGCTTTTGCCAGCCCCGTCATCAATGCCGGATAAAGTCCCGGACCCGGTGTCAGGTCCGCGCCAAGCGGATCGAGAACCCCGACACGAATTTCGTTACCTTCTGCCAGACGACGAACCAGCCGCGGTTCAAACTGCGGTTCTGCAAACAGGCAGACCGCACCACGTGCCTTGATCAGGCCAGCAATTTCCAGAACTTGTGCCACCCCGGGTGTGCTCTCAGGATCCAGTGTCACGGCACCGACCGGTGTAAGGCCGAAATGATCTTCAAAATACCGGTAGGCATCGTGGAAGACGACATACTTTCGATCAGCCACCGGTTTCAGGACAGCCTGAAGACTGGCTTCCAGCGCCTCCAGTTCTGTTACAAAATTCCGGGCATTCCGGCGATAGGTATCGGCATTTCTCTGGTCCAGTTCAGACAGATGCTCCGCTACCTGCAAGGCAATGGCCTCCGCATTATGCGGATCAAGCCAGATATGCGGGTCAGTATTTCCATGATTGTGCCCGGCATGCGCGCCAGCTTTCTCATGATCGTCATGCTTTTTCGCATGATCATGATCCTGTTCTTTGGCATGTCCATGGGCGTCCTTTTCAGAATGCTCGTGTTCATGATGGTCTTCGGCCTCCCAGACCCCGCCTTCCCTGCGGGCAACAACCGTCACGCCAGCCAGTTCCATCGCCTCGACGATACGGGTGCCGGAACCGATATTTTCCAGCGTATGTTCAAGAAACCGTTCCAGTCCGGGACCGGTATAAACCACCATACCAGCATCCTGCAGCAACCGGGCCTGTGACGGCTTCAGGCTGAAGGCATGTGGTGATGCGCCACCCGAGAGCAGCAGATCAGGCTCCCCGACATCCTGCATCACCCGGGCGACAATACTGTGCAGCGGCGGGATAGAGACCACGACCCGGGGGGCTGGCACCTGCGCAAATGCCGGCGACAGAAAAAAGAAACTCAGCAGTAGTGAGGGGAGAAAGAGACGTTGCATTGGTCATTCGCTCGAATCGTTATGTTATAACATAACAGATAAATCAAAATGCTTCCGGCGTGAAGCGATTTCTGATGCAACTTTTTCAATCGAAGTAGCGTGCCGGGGTCTGTCCAAGGCTGCGGCGAAACATGGCAACAAAGGCGGACGGGCTTTCATAGCCGACATCGAAGGCTACCTGGGTAACAGGCACCCCCTCTGCAAGCGCAGACAACGCAGCCAGTAAGCGTGCCTGCCGCCGCCACTCTGCGAAAGTCATCCCCGTCTCTGCCACAAACAGCCGGGCCAGTGTCCGTTCACTTGCTCCGGCTGTCTCCGCCCATTCCGAAAGCCCCCGGGGGTCAGAGGGTTCGGCCCGCAAGGCATCTGTCATCAGGCGCAGCCGTCTGTCCGCCGGTTCCGGCAGATGCAGCGGAGCCGTGGCAAGGGCCTTCATCTCATCGAGTATAAGGGCCTGAATACGTTCTTCACGGCCACCCGGTGCAAAATGCGCCGGCAAATCAATCGCTGCCAGAATCAGGGCCCGCAACAACGGGGTGACTTTCACTACCGCCGGTTCATCCGGCATCCAGAGAGCCGCTTCCGGG
Coding sequences within:
- a CDS encoding hydroxyacid dehydrogenase; the encoded protein is MRKHRIKAAPNAFCQNDILRSELITRFPETVFNDTGTRLAGQTLIDFLQDTDGAIIGLEQIDSTILKACPDLKIIAKFGVGLNNIDQNALADHGVKLGWKSGVNRRSVSEMTLGFMLGLTHNLFRSDRQLRSGVWLRDGGRQLSQCTVGIVGFGHIGRDVAALLKPLGCRILVSEILPVADAIRTAGCEPVTFDELIAKSDIVTIHTPLTRKTEGMMCKPVFRAMKDNAILINTARGEIVVEKDLKQALRERWIGGAALDVYNTEPVTDTELLAFENMAFTPHIGGNTIEAVTAMGQSAISHLHDYFSD
- a CDS encoding HAMP domain-containing protein, which translates into the protein MRPRHTWPISRVLAIAFCLLIILSVGGMTAFSLSTLQQATQDQISKRASQDIEATVERLRDQLQPARNQVERIAKLLSDKRLYPDEKSQLTDVLQGALVATPHINAVLVVEPDFRALIALQEQPSDASVIFSNEENNPVIRRAMTQARTSDEAFWGTPIYVPEVGTLINVVKAFRIDGEFAGFVASTVKVTELSAQMANRRSEITTGTFILWNSDRMLAHAKMTDPHGFGISQDKPLPLVADVGDPVVTAFVGNQFMVTDLFSPETYPNLKVIELPGRDWPYIIAYRDIQEFGQPVWTVGVYVNGEAFNAERWLLTTVGLAGGGVLILGIIAALWLGMRISRPVQLLAETAEQIAVQDPEHIEPMRPSRIRELDQASDAFNRMIAGLKDRAFLRATFGKYVPESVASQILENRTFVQEPRLRNATVMFTDIAGFTTLCENLTPAQTIEVLNDYFSAVVEPIEANGGVIQQYQGDAMLATFNIPTDRPGHADDAVKAAIRIEQILSERTFGPGIPIKTRIGINTGDIVGGTVGAGGRLGYTVHGDPVNIAARLEVMNKDLGTLVLISDATRRQITIPVEFEMMGELGIRGKQHTVTVYSILKHQLSHQQETAGDDQ
- a CDS encoding TSUP family transporter translates to MTGIEWTALDYVWLAAFAVAVGIAIGATGIGGVVLAPYLISVAGFPVIVAIATSIAAFIFVGLAGTVIYTRQGAMDWRMAGWLSLGAAPGAWAGSVAVAAIRPEIVAIGIAVLMVVTGLNSFRKSAPLFRGWQPGAAAFTLIGLIVGVVSGLSGTGGPVTMVPLLVAIGQPALAIVAVSQIIQIPISGSAIVAHLSEDRIIWPVTIILAVAMAAGLRLGAALITGRDPSVLRLILAGSLVVAGSFLLVRQLMF
- a CDS encoding NAD-dependent epimerase/dehydratase family protein; the encoded protein is MTILVTGATGFVGAAVARALIADGNDLRLIARTGSDRRNLDGLQAEIVEADLTDSRSLRAAVKGCQAVFHVAADYRLWAPDPRPMFTANVDGTVNLFRASAEAGVDRMVYTSSVAVLGLHKSAEPSDENTASTRADMIGPYKQSKFDAEKAVDELVERDGMNIVIVNPSTPIGPRDVKPTPTGRMIVEAAAGRMPAFVDTGLNIVHVDDVAAGHLLAWKNGRAGRRYILGGDNLSLAEILGIVARQQGRKPPTVSLPHNLILPFAWCAEQIARLTGKEPFATVDGLNMAKKKMWFTSARAEAELGYTHRPAPDAIHDAIIWFQQNGYLT
- a CDS encoding CDP-alcohol phosphatidyltransferase family protein; its protein translation is MSHNTYIHRAVRGLVRPLVNTPVTPNQITTLRLAAGIGATVLFATGETANWTWGGWLFILSMVLDRADGELARQSGKKSPFGHKYDLFSDAFCNALAFIGLGVGLRAGSYGEWSIVMGTAAGLAVAFIFWLVTRMEAIEGERAGEVTGFKGIDPDDGMFAVPVLILLGFQDILLLLAVVGAPTFALVLALKFRRAFRK
- a CDS encoding HAD-IA family hydrolase, whose translation is MRLDDYDGVVFDLDGTILDSERIYHAVWMDAAEALSLRSDAEFFRSLLGLSFPAAIEKAAVFFGPDFDPAEFDRVSREAVEERLKAGVPLKPGVGDLIEVFATAGLPLAIATSSRRISIDRHLAPHGLVSAFRTIVTQEDVRSTKPHPEPYLTAVSRIGGVPERCLAIEDSANGVRSAVAAGLSVVAIPDIAHLPEDLIEDCFHVLENLADLQGLIKFD
- a CDS encoding DUF1007 family protein codes for the protein MSFMRFILVSVFYLAGFSVPVAAHPHVWIDVAAEMASAPGKPLELVMRWRMDEFLSSALLEDFDQNKDGKLTDSEISAMRDTAFKALEGGHYFTVVVAGGRDHKPTGAGSFTAVAEDGVVTYQFTLTFADLPAAQTSKWDLFVYDTENYVDFQFVADRPVVPESCNASLQDAPERPYYSGMLFPRKAQIRCTGS
- a CDS encoding zinc ABC transporter substrate-binding protein encodes the protein MQRLFLPSLLLSFFFLSPAFAQVPAPRVVVSIPPLHSIVARVMQDVGEPDLLLSGGASPHAFSLKPSQARLLQDAGMVVYTGPGLERFLEHTLENIGSGTRIVEAMELAGVTVVARREGGVWEAEDHHEHEHSEKDAHGHAKEQDHDHAKKHDDHEKAGAHAGHNHGNTDPHIWLDPHNAEAIALQVAEHLSELDQRNADTYRRNARNFVTELEALEASLQAVLKPVADRKYVVFHDAYRYFEDHFGLTPVGAVTLDPESTPGVAQVLEIAGLIKARGAVCLFAEPQFEPRLVRRLAEGNEIRVGVLDPLGADLTPGPGLYPALMTGLAKAFASCLG
- a CDS encoding helix-turn-helix domain-containing protein translates to MSLNRQNPGPTIDPPVRDWDGPLYARARVYSSGHRLPPHSHPTAQLLYAASGVMTVMSEKGVWVAPPQRAVWVPVHTDHETMVRAELSLHSLYIRPEAALWMPDEPAVVKVTPLLRALILAAIDLPAHFAPGGREERIQALILDEMKALATAPLHLPEPADRRLRLMTDALRAEPSDPRGLSEWAETAGASERTLARLFVAETGMTFAEWRRQARLLAALSALAEGVPVTQVAFDVGYESPSAFVAMFRRSLGQTPARYFD